GGCATCTCCAAGACACAATCCTCAGCAAAGAACTCCATGATGGAATCCAAGTCGTGCGAATTGAACGCTTCACACAGCGCAGTCAGCTTCGATCGAATGTCCATCTTTCTCTCCTTCAAGTTATCGAAGGGTACAATCACACAAGGACACACAGGTGAGTTGAAGGGCGCAACGAGGGTCTGGTCGAAGGCGACCTGGATGTAGGTTTCGTTGGGGGAACTGTCCTGGCCGAGAATAACCGCACCCCCGTCATGCCGTCATGGCCAATGATGCCCACTTCGCTCTACCGGCCGCCCGTTGGTCGGCAACGCGCCCATATTCGGACGTTGCGCAACCGAGACCTCCATCCCAAGATCTGACATGGTCTCACGCTCGACTCGACGCCGCTCTGCGCCGGAAATAAGCTCTGAACGGGCGATCTTGATCTCTTCCCACCCCGACGCCGTGGCTGGGGTGCGCTCGGAGCGCCACGATCTTAGCCTTCCCCGACGCTACTCGAGAGTGAGGTAAAGGTCGCGGCATCCACGGCCTTGCCAAAGAAAAATCCCTGTCCGAAGGGACAATTCATATCCCGCAGACGTTCGCAATCCTCGTCCGTTTCGATTCCCTCCGCCACAACACGAAATCCAAGTTCGTTCGATATCCTGATGATCGATTCGACAATGATCTGCTTGGAGCGGCTTTCTTGAAGCCCTGCGACGAAGGTGCGATCAATCTTGATCTCCGTAATAGGGAGCTCTTCCAGATAGCGCAGGTTCGCGTAGCCCGTCCCAAAGTCATCAATGGAGAGGCCAACCCCAAGCTGACGAAGATCCCTCATGATCGACAGCATTTCTCCAGAGCTTTCGACCATCAAGCTCTCCGTGAGCTCAAGGGTGATCCACGCGGGATTGACCCCGCGCTCGGACACCACCTCGTGAACGAATTGCGGCATATCGCGAAGCTTGAATTCGACGGCCGAGACGTTCATCGAGAACTTGAGCGCGGTCGCTCGGCCGTCGTTTGTCAATTGCGCATAGTCCACGATCGCCCGCAAACCGCGGGACCCAATGTCAAGTATCAAACCGGTGTCTTCGGCGTGCTCGATGAATTTGCCGGGCTGCTGGGTTCCGAATAGGCCGTGATGCCAGCGCAGCAAAGCCTCAGCGCCGACCAGAGTTCCGGTGTCCAGCGCGACCTGCGGCTGATAATAGAAGCCGAACTCGTCATTGGCCAATGCCTGCTGCATTTCGCGGGTCAGGCGTAGTCGATTACGAGCTTGTCGCTCATCCTCCGGTTTGAATTCGCGGACCTCAAGGAAAGCCGATGACTTTGACCTACGCAAGGCAACGCCGGCTTGGCGGACCAGGGTCATCGCGTCGGCCATTGGGGAACCGACGACATAGCCCAGGGCGAACCGCATGTTGATGGTGGCGCCGGCAACGACGAAGCTCTGTGACAGGACCGACCGGATCGTCGCATTGACGGTCTGGGCACTTTGGCCGGGCATTAGCGGATGCGCGACGCCAAATTCGTCTGAGCCGGTCCGCGAGACCACCGCAATGCCCGCTTTGGAGAGCCGCTGTGCAATCTGTTTCAGGACCTGATCACCTACGTCGTAGCCATAACCTTCGTTGATGTCATGGAAACCTGCCATGTCGATTTTGGAAATCAGGATCTGCTCCTGCCGGCCAATCAGGAGATTTCCAATTTCCTCGATAAAGGCATACCGATTGAGGGCGCCTGTCAGAAGATCCGAGCGTGCACTATGCTCGATCTGCTCCGCGGCATTTTTCCCCGCCGTCACGTTGCGGATCAACCCGATGTAATGCGTTGCCTCTTGGCCATCTGCACTTACCGGCACAAGCCGAAGATCATTCCAGAACAGCGTGCCGTCCTTGCGATAATTCTTCAAAGTGACGGATATGCTCGTCCGCCTCGCAATTGCCTCGCTAACAGCATGTATTTCAGGTTGGAGCCGGTCGCTACCTTGCAAAAAGCGGCAGTTTTTCCCGACTAGCTCATTGCTGACGTAACCTGTAATCTCTTGGAAGGCGCGGTTGACGTAAACTAGCGGGCAATCCTTGTCGCGCAGGTCACTAACGGCCACGCCGTCTCGTGAGAGGTCCGGCAGCCTGTTCGTGATCGTTTCCGGTAAGTGGTCGCGAAGCCAGTCCGAGCGTTCATTCGGTATCGAGGTGACTAGCGCGCCGAAACCGGCCTTGAATTTTGGTGGCATGGCTCACCTGCGAGACGTGTAGGTCCAGACAGAAATCGAGCCAGAAACTATCAGGCGGCCTCACACTTTCTACTGGGAGGAATCACAGGATGGATGGCCAGAAAATCATTTGGGCCGATCTTCACGCCAGCGTATCGACCCCAGTCTGCTGCGCGTAAAATGAGTACTCCGCTGGCAGGCTGGCGGAGTTTCCGAAGCTATGTCGGGGATGAAC
The genomic region above belongs to Mesorhizobium sp. B4-1-4 and contains:
- a CDS encoding putative bifunctional diguanylate cyclase/phosphodiesterase; this translates as MPPKFKAGFGALVTSIPNERSDWLRDHLPETITNRLPDLSRDGVAVSDLRDKDCPLVYVNRAFQEITGYVSNELVGKNCRFLQGSDRLQPEIHAVSEAIARRTSISVTLKNYRKDGTLFWNDLRLVPVSADGQEATHYIGLIRNVTAGKNAAEQIEHSARSDLLTGALNRYAFIEEIGNLLIGRQEQILISKIDMAGFHDINEGYGYDVGDQVLKQIAQRLSKAGIAVVSRTGSDEFGVAHPLMPGQSAQTVNATIRSVLSQSFVVAGATINMRFALGYVVGSPMADAMTLVRQAGVALRRSKSSAFLEVREFKPEDERQARNRLRLTREMQQALANDEFGFYYQPQVALDTGTLVGAEALLRWHHGLFGTQQPGKFIEHAEDTGLILDIGSRGLRAIVDYAQLTNDGRATALKFSMNVSAVEFKLRDMPQFVHEVVSERGVNPAWITLELTESLMVESSGEMLSIMRDLRQLGVGLSIDDFGTGYANLRYLEELPITEIKIDRTFVAGLQESRSKQIIVESIIRISNELGFRVVAEGIETDEDCERLRDMNCPFGQGFFFGKAVDAATFTSLSSSVGEG